A single window of Streptomyces griseoviridis DNA harbors:
- the zwf gene encoding glucose-6-phosphate dehydrogenase: protein MSSSNPLRDPADRRLPRIAGPSGLVIFGVTGDLSRKKLMPAVYDLANRGLLPPGFSLVGFARREWQNEDFAQEVHDAVKEHARTPFREEVWQQLIQGMRFVQGTFDDDDAFERLRDTIDELDKAQGTGGNFAFYLSVPPRSFPVVIQQLKKHGLADQSNGSWRRAVIEKPFGHNLKSAEELNKVVHEVFAPDQVFRIDHYLGKETVQNILALRFANTMFEPIWNRSFVDHVQITMAEDIGIGGRAGYYDGIGAARDVIQNHLLQLMALTAMEEPAAFDADALAAEKTKVLGAVRLPKDLGRDTVRGQYAAGWQGGEKAVGYLQEEGIDPKSKTDTYAAVKLEVDNRRWAGIPFYLRTGKRLGRRVTEIAVVFQRAPHSPFDHTATEELGKNAIVIRVQPDEGVTVRFGSKVPGTSMEIRDVSMDFAYGESFTESSPEAYERLILDVLLGDSNLFPRTEEVELSWKILDPIEQYWDKHGKPAQYASGTWGPTEADEMLERDGRSWRRP, encoded by the coding sequence TTGTCGAGCAGCAACCCGCTGCGTGACCCCGCAGACCGACGGCTCCCGCGTATCGCGGGGCCGTCGGGCCTGGTCATCTTTGGCGTCACGGGCGATTTGTCACGTAAAAAGCTGATGCCCGCCGTGTACGACCTCGCCAACCGGGGGCTGCTGCCGCCGGGGTTCTCCCTGGTGGGTTTCGCGCGCCGCGAATGGCAGAACGAGGACTTCGCCCAGGAGGTCCACGACGCGGTCAAGGAGCACGCCCGCACGCCGTTCCGTGAGGAGGTCTGGCAGCAGCTCATCCAGGGGATGCGCTTCGTCCAGGGCACCTTCGACGACGACGACGCGTTCGAGCGGCTGCGCGACACCATCGACGAGCTGGACAAGGCACAGGGCACGGGCGGCAACTTCGCCTTCTACCTGTCGGTCCCGCCACGCTCCTTCCCCGTGGTCATCCAGCAGCTGAAGAAGCACGGTCTCGCCGACCAGAGCAACGGCTCCTGGCGGCGCGCGGTGATCGAGAAGCCGTTCGGCCACAACCTGAAGTCGGCCGAGGAGCTGAACAAGGTCGTCCACGAGGTCTTCGCGCCCGACCAGGTCTTCCGCATCGACCACTACCTCGGCAAGGAGACCGTCCAGAACATCCTGGCGCTCCGCTTCGCCAACACCATGTTCGAGCCGATCTGGAACCGGTCCTTCGTGGACCACGTGCAGATCACGATGGCCGAGGACATCGGCATCGGCGGCCGGGCCGGGTACTACGACGGCATCGGCGCGGCCCGTGACGTCATCCAGAACCACCTGCTCCAGCTGATGGCGCTCACCGCCATGGAGGAGCCCGCGGCCTTCGACGCGGACGCGCTGGCCGCCGAGAAGACCAAGGTCCTCGGCGCGGTGCGGCTGCCGAAGGACCTCGGCCGCGACACCGTGCGCGGACAGTACGCGGCGGGCTGGCAGGGCGGCGAGAAGGCGGTCGGCTACCTCCAGGAGGAGGGCATCGACCCCAAGTCGAAGACCGACACCTACGCGGCCGTGAAGCTGGAGGTGGACAACCGCCGCTGGGCGGGCATCCCCTTCTATTTGCGCACCGGCAAGCGGCTCGGGCGGCGGGTCACCGAGATCGCGGTGGTCTTCCAGCGGGCCCCGCACTCCCCCTTCGACCACACGGCGACGGAGGAACTGGGCAAGAACGCGATCGTCATCCGCGTCCAGCCCGACGAAGGCGTCACGGTCCGGTTCGGCTCGAAGGTGCCCGGCACCTCGATGGAGATCCGGGACGTGTCGATGGACTTCGCGTACGGCGAGTCCTTCACCGAATCCAGCCCGGAGGCGTACGAGCGGCTCATCCTCGATGTGCTGCTCGGCGACTCGAACCTCTTCCCGCGCACGGAGGAGGTCGAGCTGTCCTGGAAGATCCTCGACCCGATCGAGCAGTACTGGGACAAGCACGGCAAGCCCGCCCAGTACGCGTCCGGGACCTGGGGACCGACCGAGGCGGACGAGATGCTGGAGCGAGACGGACGGAGCTGGCGCCGGCCATGA
- the opcA gene encoding glucose-6-phosphate dehydrogenase assembly protein OpcA has translation MKIDLTDTTASKINKALVQGRRAIGTPAVGMVLTLVIVTDEENAYDALKAANDASREHPSRTLVVIRRVSRTSRDRTTSRLDAEVQLGAEAGTGETVVLRLYGEVVNHAQSVVLPLLLPDAPVVVWWPVEAPLDPAKDPLGALAQRRVTDTYASEQPVRDLTARADTYTPGDTDLSWTRITPWRSMLAAALDQVTCEVAGVEVEGEEFNPSCELLAMWLADRLDVPVKRSLSSGPGLTAVRMHTDCGPIVLDRADGSLATLSIEGQPDRAVALKRRETSELIAEELRRLDPDDTYASALRFGVDRLSAEAEKAEAEAQAEAEAKAEAEKAEAKKADADAEDAESERASTSASGSGSGSGGSASGSGSGSGSGSSSGSGSGSGSAKKAPAKKVAAKKATAK, from the coding sequence ATGAAGATAGACCTCACGGACACCACGGCCAGCAAGATCAACAAGGCGCTGGTGCAGGGCCGCCGTGCCATCGGCACACCCGCCGTCGGCATGGTGCTCACCCTGGTCATCGTCACCGACGAGGAGAACGCGTACGACGCCCTCAAGGCGGCGAACGACGCCTCCCGCGAGCACCCCTCGCGCACCCTCGTCGTCATCCGGCGCGTCTCGCGCACCTCCCGCGACCGCACGACGTCCCGCCTGGACGCCGAGGTCCAGCTGGGCGCCGAGGCCGGCACCGGCGAGACGGTGGTGCTGCGCCTGTACGGCGAAGTCGTCAACCACGCGCAGTCGGTGGTGCTGCCGCTGCTGCTGCCTGACGCCCCCGTGGTGGTCTGGTGGCCGGTGGAGGCCCCGCTGGACCCCGCGAAGGATCCGCTGGGCGCGCTGGCCCAGCGCCGGGTGACGGACACCTACGCGTCCGAGCAGCCGGTCAGGGACCTCACCGCCCGCGCCGACACCTACACCCCGGGCGACACCGACCTCTCCTGGACCCGCATCACGCCCTGGCGCTCGATGCTGGCCGCCGCTCTCGACCAGGTCACCTGTGAGGTGGCCGGGGTCGAGGTGGAGGGCGAGGAGTTCAACCCGAGCTGTGAGCTGCTGGCGATGTGGCTCGCGGACCGGCTCGACGTGCCGGTGAAGCGGTCGCTGTCGTCCGGCCCCGGTCTGACGGCCGTCCGGATGCACACCGACTGCGGCCCGATCGTCCTGGACCGCGCCGACGGCTCGCTGGCGACGCTCTCCATCGAGGGCCAGCCGGACCGGGCGGTCGCGCTGAAGCGGCGCGAGACGTCCGAGCTGATCGCGGAGGAACTGCGCCGGCTCGACCCGGACGACACCTACGCGTCGGCGCTGCGCTTCGGCGTGGACCGGCTGAGCGCGGAGGCCGAGAAGGCGGAGGCCGAGGCCCAGGCGGAAGCGGAGGCCAAGGCGGAGGCGGAGAAGGCCGAGGCCAAGAAGGCGGACGCGGACGCCGAGGACGCGGAGTCCGAGCGGGCCTCGACGTCGGCTTCGGGCTCGGGTTCGGGTTCCGGCGGCTCTGCCTCCGGCTCGGGTTCGGGTTCGGGTTCGGGTTCCAGTAGCGGCTCGGGTTCGGGTTCGGGTTCGGCGAAGAAGGCTCCCGCCAAGAAGGTCGCGGCGAAGAAGGCGACGGCGAAGTGA
- the pgl gene encoding 6-phosphogluconolactonase — protein MNTPQLVVHRDKELMAQAAAARLITKIVDAQASRGSASVVLTGGRNGNGLLAALATAPARDAVDWTRLDLWWGDERFLPEGDPERNVTQAREALLDAVPLDPKRVHAMPASDGPHGSDVDAAAAAYAEELALAAGPENHGPVPTFDVLMLGVGPDTHVASLFPELPAVRETERTVVGVHGAPKPPPTRVSLTLPAIRAAREVWLLAAGEDKAEAAQIALSGAGEIQAPAAGAQGRQRTLWLLDAAAASRLPRALYPPASP, from the coding sequence GTGAACACGCCGCAGCTGGTCGTGCACCGCGACAAGGAGCTGATGGCGCAGGCCGCCGCGGCCCGCCTCATCACGAAGATCGTGGACGCGCAGGCCTCCCGGGGCTCCGCGTCCGTGGTCCTCACCGGCGGGCGCAACGGCAACGGCCTGCTGGCCGCGCTGGCGACGGCCCCCGCCCGGGACGCCGTCGACTGGACCCGCCTCGACCTGTGGTGGGGCGACGAGCGCTTCCTGCCCGAGGGCGACCCGGAGCGCAACGTCACGCAGGCCCGCGAGGCCCTGCTGGACGCGGTGCCGCTCGATCCGAAGCGGGTGCACGCCATGCCCGCCTCGGACGGACCCCACGGCTCGGACGTGGACGCGGCCGCCGCCGCGTACGCCGAGGAACTCGCCCTGGCCGCGGGTCCCGAGAACCACGGCCCGGTACCGACCTTCGACGTGCTGATGCTCGGCGTCGGCCCGGACACCCACGTGGCGTCGCTCTTTCCCGAGCTGCCCGCGGTCCGGGAGACGGAGCGGACGGTGGTCGGCGTGCACGGCGCGCCCAAGCCGCCACCGACCCGGGTGAGCCTCACCCTGCCGGCGATCCGGGCGGCCCGCGAGGTGTGGCTGCTCGCGGCCGGCGAGGACAAGGCGGAGGCGGCGCAGATCGCCCTGTCGGGCGCGGGCGAGATCCAGGCCCCGGCGGCGGGCGCGCAGGGCAGGCAGCGCACCCTGTGGCTGCTGGACGCGGCGGCGGCCTCCCGGCTGCCCCGCGCCCTGTACCCGCCGGCGTCGCCGTAG
- the pgi gene encoding glucose-6-phosphate isomerase — protein sequence MNADGRTRLDQTPEWTALNAHRDDLDGTSLRELFAADPGRGSGYTLTVGDLYVDYSKHLVTDTTLALLQELATATGVFELRDAMFRGERINTTEDRAVLHTALRAPRDAVVEVDGENVVPAVHAVLDRMAAFADRVRSGAWTGHTGRRIRNVVNIGIGGSDLGPAMAYEALRAYTARELTFRFVSNVDGADLHEATRDLDPAETLFVVASKTFTTIETITNATSARSWLLDGLGGDEKAVARHFVALSTNEEKVTGFGIDPENMFAFWDWVGGRYSFDSAIGLSLMIAVGPDRFRELLDGFHLVDEHFRTAPAESNVPLLLGLLGIWYGNFHDAQSHAVLPYSHYLSRFTAYLQQLDMESNGKSVQRDGRPVQWQTGPVVWGTPGTNGQHAYYQLIHQGTKLIPADFIGFAEPVAGLSGELKAQHDLLMANFFAQTQALAFGKTPDEVRAEGVPEDLVPHKTFKGGHPTTTVLARELTPSVLGQLIALYEHKVFVQGAVWHIDSFDQWGVELGKVLAKRVEPALTEGAEVPGLDTSSTALVAKYRELRGR from the coding sequence ATGAACGCAGACGGCCGCACCAGGCTCGACCAGACGCCCGAGTGGACCGCGCTGAACGCGCACCGCGACGACCTCGACGGCACCTCGCTGCGGGAGCTGTTCGCGGCCGACCCGGGCCGCGGCAGCGGCTACACCCTCACGGTCGGCGACCTGTACGTCGACTACTCCAAGCACCTGGTCACCGACACGACCCTGGCCCTGCTCCAGGAACTCGCCACCGCCACCGGGGTGTTCGAGCTGCGGGACGCGATGTTCCGTGGGGAGCGGATCAACACGACCGAGGACCGGGCGGTCCTGCACACCGCGTTGCGGGCCCCGCGGGACGCGGTGGTCGAGGTGGACGGGGAGAACGTGGTCCCGGCCGTGCACGCGGTCCTCGACAGGATGGCCGCGTTCGCCGACCGGGTGCGTTCCGGCGCCTGGACGGGCCACACCGGGCGGCGGATCAGGAACGTCGTGAACATCGGCATCGGCGGTTCCGACCTGGGCCCCGCGATGGCGTACGAGGCGCTGCGGGCCTACACGGCGCGGGAGTTGACGTTCCGGTTCGTGTCGAACGTGGACGGGGCGGACCTGCACGAGGCGACGCGGGATCTGGACCCGGCGGAGACGCTGTTCGTCGTCGCGTCCAAGACGTTCACCACGATCGAGACGATCACCAACGCGACCTCGGCCCGCTCCTGGCTCCTGGACGGGCTCGGCGGGGACGAGAAGGCCGTCGCCCGGCACTTCGTGGCGCTGTCGACGAACGAGGAGAAGGTCACCGGTTTCGGGATCGACCCGGAGAACATGTTCGCGTTCTGGGACTGGGTCGGGGGCCGGTACTCCTTCGACTCCGCCATCGGTCTCTCGCTGATGATCGCGGTGGGCCCGGACCGGTTCCGGGAGCTGCTCGACGGTTTCCACCTGGTGGACGAGCACTTCAGGACCGCGCCCGCCGAGTCCAACGTGCCGCTGCTGCTGGGGCTGCTGGGGATCTGGTACGGCAACTTCCACGACGCGCAGTCGCACGCGGTGCTGCCCTACAGCCACTACCTGTCGAGGTTCACCGCCTACCTCCAGCAGCTCGACATGGAGTCCAACGGGAAGTCGGTGCAGCGTGACGGGCGTCCGGTGCAGTGGCAGACCGGGCCCGTGGTGTGGGGCACGCCCGGCACCAACGGGCAGCACGCCTACTACCAGCTGATCCATCAGGGCACCAAGCTGATCCCGGCGGACTTCATCGGCTTCGCCGAGCCGGTGGCCGGGCTGAGCGGTGAACTGAAGGCGCAGCACGACCTGTTGATGGCGAACTTCTTCGCCCAGACCCAGGCCCTCGCCTTCGGCAAGACCCCCGACGAGGTCCGCGCCGAAGGCGTCCCCGAAGACCTGGTCCCGCACAAGACGTTCAAGGGCGGCCACCCCACCACCACCGTCCTCGCCCGCGAACTCACCCCCTCCGTACTGGGCCAGCTGATCGCCCTCTACGAGCACAAGGTGTTCGTCCAGGGCGCCGTCTGGCACATCGACTCCTTCGACCAGTGGGGCGTGGAGCTGGGCAAGGTCCTCGCCAAGCGCGTCGAACCCGCGCTGACCGAGGGCGCCGAGGTGCCGGGCCTGGACACGTCGAGCACGGCGCTGGTCGCCAAGTACCGGGAGCTGCGCGGCCGTTAG
- a CDS encoding MFS transporter, with translation MVSGGESGASAPAWRGGFGRLWSAAVLSSFGDALRTAALPLTAAALTDDPLLIASVTACGYLPWIVFGLLGGAVADRVDQRRAMGAVDAARGLLMAAFAVAVALGHASIGLLIALAFALTTLQTLFDNAATALLPALVPAERLGSANARLMTGQRIAGGLLGTPLVPLLLAAGAAVPFGVDAVTFLAAAALVASLRTTAPDRTPRAAGSTLRREIAEGLRALRGDRALRGLCAASALCNIGMGALIATLVLLVTDRLGAGSAGYVAATTAYTVGALAGGVGNRWLVARTGPVRAVLVAGTVQTGALVVMGAIPRLAALIAAMAVFGFMGMVWNVNTTTLMQRRTPVDLLGRVGSAFRTVAVAGAPLGALLGGAAAAAWGARTPPLLAAVFFVLSVAALIPGIPAHVPVDAPPADATTTRATG, from the coding sequence ATGGTGAGCGGTGGGGAGAGCGGCGCGAGCGCGCCCGCGTGGCGCGGCGGCTTCGGACGACTGTGGAGCGCCGCCGTGCTCTCCAGCTTCGGTGACGCGCTGCGCACGGCCGCCCTGCCCCTGACGGCCGCCGCGCTGACCGACGACCCCCTGCTCATCGCCTCCGTCACCGCCTGCGGCTATCTGCCCTGGATCGTCTTCGGCCTGCTCGGCGGGGCCGTCGCCGACCGGGTCGACCAGCGCCGTGCCATGGGCGCCGTGGACGCCGCACGCGGCCTGCTCATGGCCGCCTTCGCGGTGGCCGTCGCGCTGGGACACGCCTCCATCGGCCTGCTGATCGCCCTGGCCTTCGCGCTGACCACCCTCCAGACCCTCTTCGACAACGCGGCCACCGCCCTGCTGCCCGCGCTGGTGCCCGCCGAGCGGCTCGGCAGCGCCAACGCCCGCCTGATGACCGGTCAGCGGATCGCCGGCGGGCTCCTCGGCACCCCGCTCGTACCGCTGCTTCTCGCGGCCGGCGCCGCCGTGCCCTTCGGGGTCGACGCGGTGACGTTCCTGGCCGCCGCCGCGCTGGTCGCCTCGCTGCGCACCACCGCCCCCGACCGGACACCACGGGCCGCGGGCAGCACCCTGCGCCGGGAGATCGCCGAAGGGCTGCGCGCCCTGCGCGGCGACCGGGCCCTGCGCGGACTGTGCGCCGCGAGCGCCCTGTGCAACATCGGGATGGGCGCCCTCATCGCCACCCTCGTCCTGCTGGTCACCGACCGGCTCGGCGCGGGCAGCGCCGGATATGTGGCAGCCACGACGGCCTACACCGTCGGCGCCCTCGCCGGGGGAGTGGGCAACCGATGGCTCGTCGCCCGCACCGGCCCCGTCCGCGCGGTGCTCGTGGCCGGGACGGTGCAGACCGGGGCGCTCGTCGTCATGGGCGCGATACCCCGGCTGGCCGCCCTGATCGCGGCGATGGCCGTCTTCGGGTTCATGGGCATGGTGTGGAACGTCAACACCACGACGCTGATGCAGCGGCGCACCCCCGTCGACCTGCTCGGCCGGGTCGGCTCCGCCTTCAGGACCGTCGCCGTCGCCGGGGCACCGCTGGGCGCCCTGCTCGGCGGGGCCGCCGCCGCGGCCTGGGGAGCGCGCACCCCGCCCCTGCTCGCGGCCGTCTTCTTCGTCCTGTCCGTCGCCGCGCTGATACCGGGGATCCCGGCGCACGTACCAGTGGACGCACCGCCCGCCGACGCCACCACGACTCGTGCCACGGGTTGA
- a CDS encoding RNA polymerase-binding protein RbpA yields the protein MGEAERGESAPRLRISFWCSNGHETQPSFASDAQVPDTWDCPRCGFPAGQDPENPPDPPRTEPYKTHLAYVRERRSDADGEAILAEALAKLRGEI from the coding sequence ATGGGCGAGGCCGAGCGCGGCGAGTCCGCGCCGCGTCTGCGCATCTCCTTCTGGTGCTCCAACGGGCACGAGACGCAGCCCAGCTTCGCCAGCGACGCGCAGGTGCCGGACACCTGGGACTGCCCGCGCTGCGGCTTCCCGGCCGGACAGGACCCGGAGAACCCGCCGGACCCCCCGCGCACCGAGCCCTACAAGACGCACCTCGCGTACGTCCGCGAGCGGCGCAGCGACGCGGACGGCGAGGCGATCCTCGCCGAGGCGCTCGCCAAACTGCGCGGCGAGATCTAG